The Arthrobacter sp. OAP107 DNA segment AGGTCGCCGGCTGGCGCCCCGTAGTCGCAGCCGCCAGGTCCCGCGGAGCGGCGGTCTACGCACAGCTGTGGCATGTCGGCCGACAGGCCCACTCATCCGTCCAGCCTGACGGCACCGCGCCCTGGGCGCCCTCGCCCGTGGCCATCACAGGCTGGCAGTACCGCAGCCCCCACGGTCGTATTCCCTTCGAGGTCCCCCGGCAGCTCAGTGAAGAGGGCATCGCCGAGATCGTCGCCCAGTTCGCCACCGCAGCACGAAATGCGGTGTCCGCCGGTTTTGACGGCGTGGAACTTCATGCCGCGAACGGGTACCTGTTCGATCAGTTCCTGAACTCCAGTGCCAACCGGCGTTCGGACCGCTACGGCGGGTCCATGGAGAACCGCCTGCGGTTCCTCCATGAGGTCATTGACGCCGTCAGTGCAGTCATTCCCGCCAGCCGGATAGGCGTGCGCATTTCACCCTCGTCAACCTGGATGGACGTGTTTGATCCGGACAAGCGGGGCCTTTACTCGGCCCTGGTGCGCGGCGTCAGCGAACGGGGACTGGCCTACCTTCACCTCGTCGAACCCGGCATCGCCGGTTCCCTTGATGCCCGCCCCGATGCCGAGACGATTGAAAGCGCTGAACTGGGCGGGCTCTTCGACGGGCCAGTCATCGTCACTGGAGGCCATACTCCTGACACTGCGGCGGCGGCGGTCAGTGCGGGCGATGCTGATCTTGTCGGTTTTGGGCGGCTGTTCATTGCCAACCCGGACCTGCCCCGCAGGATCAGGACCGGCGCGGAACTCGCCGGCCTCCGCCACGAAGGCCTCTACGGCGGGGGTCCTGCAGGGTACACCGATTACCCCGAACTGCAGTCTTCGAATTGAGAACCGGACGATCAAGGAGCCAGAACATGGCGGAGCAACACACAAGCGGCCTGGACGCCCCTCGGGGTCTGAACGTGCTGGTAACCGGAGCCGCGGGCGGCATGTGCCGCGGAATCAACAGGAGACTCGGCCTGGCCGGACACACGCTGCTGTGCGTCGACCTGGACCTCGCGCGCTGTCAGGCCGCAGTTGAGGAGCTGCGTGCCGAAGGGATAACAGCGCACGCCTTCGCAGCCGACGTTACCCGGCCCGACGACGTCTCGCGCCTTCGGGCCGACGTCAAGGACATGGTGGGCGACGTTCATGCCCTCATCAATGCGGCAGGAATCCTGGACCGCAAGATGCTTCTGGATCACGACGTGGATTCCTTCTCGCGCGCGATCAACATCAATCTGGTGGGTCCGTTCGCCCTGATCAGGGCCTTCGCGGAGGACCTCATCGCCGCCAACTGGGGCCGGATCGTCAATGTTTCTTCCATCGCAGGGACGACCGGCTATCCCTATCCCAGCTACGCAGCTTCCAAGGCCGGCCTCTCAAATCTCACACGCTCGTTGCTCGTGGATTTCTGGGGCACCGGGATCACGGTCAACTCGATCTGCCCGGGCGTCGTGGACACTCCGATGGTCATCCAGGAAGTGCGTGACCAGGTCCCCAACAAGGTGCCCACAGGAAGGATCGTGGACCCCGACGAGATCGGTGCCGCCATCGCCTTCCTCCTGACCGACGACGCACGAAGCATCAACGGGGCAGACCTCGTCATTGACGGCGGAGCGACCCAGGTCTTCCGGCTGTTCGAACCGGCCCGGGGCTGACCTCGTGGAAATCACCGGTACAGTCCAGCGCCAGGCATGGCTGAAGAAGGTCATGCCGCCGGTTGAATGCCTGTCAGAGGGCCTGTGGTCGGTGCCCGTGGCATTTCCCGGCAACCCGATGCGCTACACCCTCGCCTATGTTCTTGCCGCCGG contains these protein-coding regions:
- a CDS encoding alkene reductase, with protein sequence MFDQLFQPLVLGGQTLPNRLVLPPLTRSRAQEDGVPTPLMVEYYRQRAGAGLVISEGTVVSPQGASYARVPGLYSAEQVAGWRPVVAAARSRGAAVYAQLWHVGRQAHSSVQPDGTAPWAPSPVAITGWQYRSPHGRIPFEVPRQLSEEGIAEIVAQFATAARNAVSAGFDGVELHAANGYLFDQFLNSSANRRSDRYGGSMENRLRFLHEVIDAVSAVIPASRIGVRISPSSTWMDVFDPDKRGLYSALVRGVSERGLAYLHLVEPGIAGSLDARPDAETIESAELGGLFDGPVIVTGGHTPDTAAAAVSAGDADLVGFGRLFIANPDLPRRIRTGAELAGLRHEGLYGGGPAGYTDYPELQSSN
- a CDS encoding SDR family oxidoreductase, which gives rise to MAEQHTSGLDAPRGLNVLVTGAAGGMCRGINRRLGLAGHTLLCVDLDLARCQAAVEELRAEGITAHAFAADVTRPDDVSRLRADVKDMVGDVHALINAAGILDRKMLLDHDVDSFSRAININLVGPFALIRAFAEDLIAANWGRIVNVSSIAGTTGYPYPSYAASKAGLSNLTRSLLVDFWGTGITVNSICPGVVDTPMVIQEVRDQVPNKVPTGRIVDPDEIGAAIAFLLTDDARSINGADLVIDGGATQVFRLFEPARG